One Candidatus Eisenbacteria bacterium genomic region harbors:
- a CDS encoding T9SS type A sorting domain-containing protein: ELPGPFLPGWDFVNNDAHPNDDNCHGTSVATIAAGAANNTAGSAGVAFGVTLLPVKVIDHEDNAESDNIVKGIRFAADHGANVINLSLGYPPLSLLRTLGFTDSMLVALFNPLKDAVRYAQRRGSILVGATGNFDFSEVSFPAGLPGVIAVGATNVDMRRASYSSYGPTLDFMAPGGDFTELNGDHVQDGVAVMSIKPFRSTGSLANPDSFNVFIFFGTSGASPHVAGAVALLMSLGVKNQNSIEKALRDTAINPFGTTGVFDSTYGYGLIQIDKAVRAVGRRGKRGLPLGRGSKDGFEAHIVSQNPVGHEVAISFQTASPGPVTARVFDVRGALVRTLLNNSAQPGPYLVRWDGRDDRGVAVPSGVYFFRIETLDGQSSHKVAFLR, translated from the coding sequence GGAGCTTCCGGGGCCGTTCCTGCCCGGGTGGGACTTCGTCAACAACGACGCGCACCCCAACGACGACAACTGCCACGGAACCTCGGTCGCCACGATCGCGGCCGGCGCCGCGAACAACACGGCGGGGAGCGCGGGCGTCGCCTTCGGCGTCACGCTGCTTCCGGTCAAGGTGATCGACCACGAGGACAACGCGGAATCGGACAACATCGTGAAGGGGATCCGCTTCGCGGCCGACCATGGCGCGAACGTCATCAACCTGAGCCTCGGCTATCCGCCGCTCTCGCTGCTCCGGACGCTGGGCTTTACCGACAGCATGCTGGTCGCGTTGTTCAACCCGCTCAAGGACGCGGTCCGATACGCCCAGCGCCGCGGCTCGATCCTCGTCGGCGCGACCGGGAACTTCGACTTCTCGGAGGTGAGCTTCCCCGCCGGGCTTCCCGGCGTGATCGCCGTGGGAGCGACCAACGTCGACATGCGACGCGCCTCCTACTCCTCCTACGGCCCGACGCTCGACTTCATGGCGCCGGGAGGTGATTTCACGGAGCTGAACGGCGACCACGTCCAGGACGGGGTCGCGGTCATGAGCATCAAGCCCTTCCGATCGACCGGCTCGCTGGCGAATCCGGATTCCTTCAATGTGTTCATCTTCTTCGGCACCTCCGGCGCCAGCCCGCACGTGGCCGGCGCGGTCGCCCTGCTCATGTCCCTCGGGGTGAAGAACCAGAACTCGATCGAGAAGGCGCTCCGCGACACGGCGATCAATCCGTTCGGTACGACGGGCGTGTTCGACTCGACCTACGGCTACGGCCTCATCCAGATCGACAAGGCAGTGCGAGCGGTCGGCCGCCGGGGCAAGAGGGGTCTTCCCTTGGGAAGGGGCTCGAAGGACGGATTCGAGGCCCACATCGTCTCGCAGAATCCGGTCGGCCATGAGGTCGCGATCTCCTTCCAGACCGCGAGCCCGGGACCGGTGACGGCACGGGTATTCGACGTGCGCGGGGCCCTGGTGCGAACGCTCCTGAACAATTCCGCGCAGCCGGGTCCATATCTCGTGCGCTGGGACGGGCGGGACGATCGAGGCGTGGCCGTGCCGAGCGGGGTCTACTTCTTCAGGATCGAGACGCTCGACGGACAGTCGAGCCACAAGGTGGCGTTCTTGCGTTGA
- a CDS encoding beta-ketoacyl-ACP synthase II, with amino-acid sequence MIAPVSRHRVAITGLGLITPIGTGKDAFWEGVRAGRRGVRELTRFDASELRTRIAGEVADFEPADHIGPRHRARLDRFAQFSIAATRLALADSDLSVGEGPRAVAGDRLGVAIGSALGGVPGAEEDHATFLRSGHRSIPASLAFRVFAGAGACNVAIEFGARGPAIGNSNSCASGAIAIGDGLRMIRDGIATAVIAGGVEAPLAPLTFAAFTVIRAMSTANEDPAVASRPFDARRDGFVMAEGAAILILEEMGHAVSRGARIYAEVCGFSTTNDAHHMTAPHPEGRDAARAMRLALEDAALSTEEIELVNAHGSSTPLNDRIETRAIKDVFGERARRIPVSGTKGMHAHALGASGAMEAAIAALSIAEGFVPATANLTQPDPDCDLDYVPGAGRASSVRTVLSNSFGFGGSNACLVLRSFE; translated from the coding sequence GTGATCGCGCCCGTCTCGCGCCATCGGGTCGCCATCACGGGCCTTGGTCTCATCACGCCGATCGGCACCGGCAAGGACGCATTCTGGGAGGGGGTCCGCGCGGGGCGCCGCGGGGTCCGCGAGTTGACGCGGTTCGATGCCTCGGAGCTTCGCACCCGGATCGCGGGCGAGGTGGCGGACTTCGAGCCCGCCGACCACATCGGTCCGCGCCATCGCGCGCGCCTCGATCGGTTCGCCCAGTTCTCGATCGCCGCGACCCGGCTCGCGCTCGCGGATTCGGACCTCTCCGTGGGCGAGGGCCCGCGGGCCGTGGCGGGAGATCGCCTCGGGGTCGCGATCGGCTCGGCCCTGGGCGGCGTCCCCGGCGCCGAGGAGGATCACGCCACGTTCCTGCGCTCCGGCCATCGCTCGATTCCCGCGAGCTTGGCGTTCCGGGTGTTCGCGGGGGCTGGCGCGTGCAACGTCGCGATCGAGTTCGGCGCGAGAGGGCCCGCGATCGGAAACTCGAACTCCTGCGCGTCGGGGGCGATAGCGATCGGCGACGGGCTACGCATGATTCGCGACGGGATCGCCACGGCGGTGATCGCCGGCGGGGTGGAAGCCCCGCTCGCGCCGCTCACCTTCGCGGCGTTCACCGTGATCCGCGCGATGTCGACCGCGAACGAGGACCCCGCGGTGGCGTCCCGGCCCTTCGACGCGAGGCGCGACGGGTTCGTCATGGCCGAGGGTGCGGCGATCCTGATCCTCGAGGAGATGGGACACGCGGTCTCACGCGGCGCCCGGATCTACGCGGAGGTCTGCGGCTTCTCGACGACCAACGACGCCCACCACATGACCGCGCCGCATCCTGAAGGCCGGGACGCCGCGCGGGCGATGCGCCTGGCGCTCGAGGACGCGGCGCTCTCGACCGAGGAGATCGAGCTGGTCAACGCGCACGGCTCCTCCACGCCGCTCAACGATCGGATCGAGACGCGCGCGATCAAGGATGTCTTCGGGGAGCGGGCCCGCCGGATTCCCGTGAGCGGAACGAAGGGGATGCACGCCCACGCCCTCGGCGCCTCGGGCGCGATGGAGGCGGCGATCGCGGCGCTCTCGATCGCGGAGGGGTTCGTGCCCGCGACCGCAAACCTCACGCAGCCCGACCCCGATTGCGATCTCGACTATGTCCCGGGAGCCGGCCGCGCCTCGAGCGTGCGCACGGTGCTCTCAAACTCATTCGGATTTGGAGGGAGCAACGCATGCCTCGTGCTTCGCTCGTTCGAATAG
- a CDS encoding alpha-hydroxy-acid oxidizing protein, which translates to MATRKKKRSAGKARARRKAATPRATASALAACACVQDLEAIAKRRLSRAVYDYYAGGAEDEQTIRGNRDAFHKIFIRPRALVDVGRIDITTTALGTPITMPVMVAPTAYQRMANRDGELATARAAGEAGTIMVASTIATHSLEEIAKAATGPLWFQLYVQPDRSISRDLAHRAEAAGYSALCLTVDTPQLGQRERDVHNNFTLPPGIRMMNFEGNRSVMPRTPAGGSAFAAYASSLLDPTLTWDAIAWLRSETKLPIVVKGIISGEDAALAAQSGAAAILVSNHGGRQLDACEPTLAALPHVVEAVAGRVEVYLDGGVRRGTDIIKALALGARAVLVGRPVLWGLAAGGKPGVVRALEMLRAELVLAMTLAGLPSLRSIGPGTVVRA; encoded by the coding sequence GTGGCGACCCGGAAGAAGAAGCGCTCCGCGGGCAAGGCTCGTGCGCGCCGCAAGGCCGCCACCCCGCGCGCCACCGCGTCCGCCCTCGCCGCGTGCGCCTGCGTCCAGGACCTCGAGGCGATCGCGAAGCGGCGCCTCAGCAGGGCCGTCTACGACTACTACGCGGGCGGAGCCGAGGACGAGCAGACGATCCGCGGCAATCGCGACGCCTTTCACAAGATCTTCATCCGGCCGCGCGCCCTGGTCGATGTCGGCCGGATCGACATCACGACCACCGCGCTCGGAACTCCGATCACGATGCCGGTCATGGTGGCGCCCACCGCCTATCAGCGCATGGCGAACCGGGACGGCGAGCTCGCGACGGCACGCGCCGCGGGCGAGGCGGGGACGATCATGGTCGCGAGCACGATCGCGACCCATAGCCTCGAAGAGATCGCTAAGGCCGCGACGGGACCCCTCTGGTTTCAGCTCTACGTGCAGCCCGACCGAAGCATCTCGCGGGATCTCGCGCACCGGGCGGAGGCCGCCGGGTACAGCGCCCTCTGCTTGACCGTCGACACGCCGCAGCTCGGCCAGCGCGAGCGCGACGTGCACAACAACTTCACGCTGCCTCCTGGCATCCGGATGATGAACTTCGAGGGGAACCGGAGCGTGATGCCGCGGACGCCGGCGGGCGGATCGGCGTTCGCGGCATACGCCAGCTCGCTTCTGGACCCCACCCTCACCTGGGACGCGATCGCCTGGCTTCGGAGCGAGACCAAGCTCCCGATCGTCGTGAAGGGCATCATCTCGGGCGAGGACGCCGCGCTCGCGGCTCAGTCCGGCGCCGCGGCCATCCTCGTGTCGAACCACGGAGGGCGTCAGCTCGACGCCTGCGAGCCGACGCTCGCCGCGTTGCCGCACGTGGTGGAAGCGGTCGCGGGCCGCGTGGAGGTCTACCTGGACGGCGGCGTGCGCCGCGGCACCGACATCATCAAGGCGCTCGCGCTCGGCGCCCGCGCGGTCCTGGTCGGGCGCCCGGTCCTCTGGGGTCTCGCGGCAGGCGGAAAGCCGGGCGTCGTGCGCGCGCTGGAGATGCTCCGCGCCGAGCTCGTGCTCGCGATGACGCTCGCCGGCCTGCCGAGCCTCCGCTCGATCGGACCCGGCACGGTCGTTCGGGCATGA
- a CDS encoding HAMP domain-containing histidine kinase, whose translation MRSRWKLRLPILACGNPIHPLVARIAGISMRNASKLRFLASPTALVFGAALVPVLVAAGWALVALSHHPDNESDQLAARSLSRAAPAVEEALTREGEELERLGVMIVRNPQFFAVLNLPRSDRAQADFKNALENVLRDFQRDADTPIFEVTDETGALLARALEPATGTTDVSGAPFVRTALAGRTGQGYIVEKGRVYRVAAVPVTAGGPIIGVLCLGRLVGNETAELLKSAIGCDVAFTVSDEIQATTLTPSPLRKILAQRSSERSLAGSRSRKPKNGVPPPDSFDVIGIAGARFVAVRQPLQGQSIGGELAYLLIRPVTSVSSPVAAIRDELLYAGSAGFLLALLGGASVAIVTYRRRRRAEDAHRAEVHRLTEVNRVRTGFIASASEEVLEPANAIRTVIELIEEGALGELSGPQVEGFISMRSGAERLIRAGNDLANLSLLDRNELALSFGPADVAGLVEDAAVVVVPIASERKQSVMISVEPQLVHPRVDPGHLSKAILNLALNAARFSPDGGRIEMGARRMDLGIRIYISDTGTELPDGVQGTIPELHDSGRTGLGLAVALGIVEAHGGSVHVLSQPDSGNIITIELPYPNRDVAPLQAEEPLRLAS comes from the coding sequence ATGCGCTCGAGATGGAAACTCCGTTTGCCGATTCTTGCATGCGGGAACCCCATCCATCCACTCGTGGCCCGGATCGCCGGAATATCCATGCGCAACGCTTCGAAATTGAGGTTCCTCGCCTCTCCGACGGCGCTGGTCTTCGGGGCCGCCCTCGTTCCGGTCCTCGTAGCCGCCGGCTGGGCGCTCGTCGCCCTCTCGCACCACCCCGACAACGAGAGCGATCAGCTCGCCGCGCGCTCGTTGAGCCGCGCCGCGCCCGCCGTCGAAGAGGCGCTGACCCGCGAAGGGGAGGAGCTCGAGCGCCTGGGCGTCATGATCGTGAGGAATCCGCAATTCTTCGCCGTCCTGAATCTGCCCCGGTCCGACCGGGCGCAAGCCGACTTCAAGAACGCGCTCGAGAACGTGCTCCGCGATTTCCAGCGCGACGCCGACACGCCGATCTTCGAGGTGACGGACGAGACCGGCGCCCTCCTGGCGCGCGCGCTTGAGCCCGCGACCGGGACGACGGATGTCTCCGGCGCGCCCTTCGTGCGCACGGCGCTCGCGGGGCGCACAGGCCAGGGGTACATCGTCGAGAAAGGGAGGGTGTACCGCGTGGCCGCTGTCCCCGTCACCGCCGGCGGCCCGATCATCGGCGTCCTCTGCCTGGGCCGGCTCGTAGGGAACGAGACGGCGGAGCTGCTCAAATCCGCGATCGGCTGCGACGTGGCCTTCACGGTGAGCGACGAGATCCAGGCAACGACGCTCACGCCCTCGCCGCTTCGGAAGATCCTGGCCCAGCGGTCAAGCGAGCGGAGCCTGGCCGGCTCCCGTTCCCGCAAACCCAAGAACGGCGTGCCGCCGCCCGACTCGTTCGACGTGATCGGGATCGCGGGGGCACGGTTCGTCGCGGTGAGGCAGCCGCTCCAGGGGCAGTCGATCGGCGGCGAGCTGGCGTACCTCTTGATCCGGCCGGTCACATCGGTCTCGTCGCCGGTGGCCGCCATCCGGGACGAGCTTCTCTACGCCGGCAGCGCCGGGTTCCTCCTCGCGCTCCTGGGCGGAGCCTCCGTCGCGATCGTCACTTACCGCAGGCGCCGCCGCGCGGAGGACGCGCACCGGGCGGAGGTCCACCGGCTCACCGAGGTCAACCGCGTGCGGACGGGCTTCATCGCGAGCGCCTCGGAGGAGGTGCTGGAGCCGGCCAACGCGATCCGGACCGTCATCGAGCTGATCGAGGAGGGCGCGCTGGGCGAGCTGAGCGGTCCGCAGGTCGAGGGATTTATCTCCATGCGAAGCGGAGCGGAGAGGCTGATCCGGGCCGGAAACGATCTCGCCAACCTCTCGCTCCTCGACCGAAACGAGCTCGCGCTCTCGTTCGGGCCCGCCGACGTCGCGGGCCTGGTCGAGGACGCGGCCGTGGTGGTCGTGCCGATCGCCTCGGAGCGGAAGCAGTCGGTCATGATCTCCGTCGAGCCCCAGCTCGTTCATCCCCGGGTGGACCCCGGCCACTTATCCAAGGCCATCCTGAACCTCGCCCTGAACGCGGCCCGATTCTCCCCGGACGGCGGCCGGATCGAGATGGGGGCCCGCCGCATGGATCTGGGGATCCGCATCTACATCTCCGACACAGGGACCGAGCTTCCCGATGGCGTGCAGGGGACTATCCCGGAGCTCCACGACTCTGGGCGGACCGGGCTTGGCCTGGCCGTAGCACTCGGGATCGTGGAAGCGCACGGCGGCTCGGTCCATGTGTTGAGCCAGCCGGACTCCGGGAACATCATCACGATCGAGTTGCCGTACCCGAACCGCGACGTCGCCCCGCTCCAAGCCGAGGAGCCCCTGCGCCTCGCCAGCTAG
- the lon gene encoding endopeptidase La, with translation MSKRPMAEVGPMLECDVPPEMPVLPLMSTIVFPLGVTSLQVRVEQSKALLRDYSDPDNLIALVYSPARREQDIRPEELSKIGLAARVIRILNMPAGNVQVTLEGLRRVGIDEILRTEPYLEARVSCPVEKAGDPAQTHELVTRILGSLRTLSQLDKTYPPELDNIFSMNLGDPGLFADTVASIVRVPLETKRRIVETLDVTERLTVVAEALEGEIARLSVADDVVRRTSEQMEKGQREFFLRQQLMEIRRLLGEDDPQEMLVREILERAEGLGLPHHVMVVVQEETNRLRYLPPASQESGVIRNYVDWLLSLPWSRRTPTDINLDEVARRLDEEHFGLEKVKERILEYLAVLKLKNDMKGPILCFAGPPGTGKTSLGDSIARALGRVFVRMSVGGVRDEAEIRGHRRTYIGSRPGKIIRSLRDSNSSNPVFMIDEIDKLGHDAQGDPAAALLEVLDPEQNAHFVDNYIEIPFGLSETLFITTANVLDYIPPALLDRLEVIQISGYMDEEKLEIARRHLIPREAKEHGLAATDISFDDAALTKIIREYTREAGVRQLERAIDNFCRKAARQRTTGFTGNWSFVEADVEKVLGPPYVLPDRPEGQAEIGVATGLAWTATGGDLLLIEALKMRGAGRVIVTGQLGDVMKESVQAAHSYVRARAEMLGIDPKQFDDYDMHIHFPEGAVPKDGPSAGITIVMAIASALAEAPIRNDVAMTGEVTLRGKVIAVGGLKEKVMAAYRAGIKTVIFPADNQKDLVEVPEPIRAKMTFLPVAFVDEVFQHAFAGVAERIAELEARAAKRRARIAARRRAKREKTARRGKAVTRRKPAARAAHPRRLGRRPRARRAARPR, from the coding sequence GTGAGCAAGCGACCGATGGCCGAAGTCGGCCCGATGCTCGAATGCGACGTCCCGCCGGAAATGCCGGTGCTCCCGCTGATGAGCACGATCGTTTTCCCGCTCGGCGTCACCTCCCTACAAGTCCGCGTGGAGCAATCGAAAGCGCTCCTCCGCGATTATTCCGACCCCGACAACCTGATCGCGCTCGTCTATAGCCCCGCCCGCCGGGAGCAGGACATCCGGCCGGAGGAGCTGAGCAAGATCGGCCTGGCCGCCCGCGTGATCCGCATCCTCAACATGCCGGCGGGAAACGTGCAGGTGACGCTCGAGGGATTGAGGCGCGTCGGGATCGATGAAATTCTGCGCACCGAGCCCTACTTGGAAGCCCGGGTGAGCTGCCCGGTCGAGAAGGCGGGGGATCCCGCGCAGACCCACGAGCTGGTGACCCGGATCTTGGGATCGCTCCGAACCCTCTCCCAGCTCGACAAGACCTACCCGCCGGAGCTCGACAACATCTTCAGCATGAACCTCGGCGACCCCGGCCTTTTCGCGGACACCGTGGCATCGATCGTGCGCGTGCCGCTCGAGACCAAGCGCCGGATCGTGGAGACCCTCGACGTTACCGAGCGGCTGACCGTCGTGGCGGAGGCGCTCGAGGGAGAAATCGCGCGGCTGAGCGTCGCGGACGACGTCGTCCGGCGCACCAGCGAGCAGATGGAGAAGGGCCAGCGCGAGTTCTTCCTGCGCCAGCAGCTCATGGAGATCCGCCGCCTCCTCGGCGAGGACGATCCCCAGGAGATGCTGGTGCGGGAGATCTTGGAGCGCGCGGAGGGTCTGGGGCTCCCGCACCACGTCATGGTCGTGGTGCAGGAGGAGACGAACCGGCTTCGCTACCTTCCGCCCGCCTCGCAAGAGTCGGGCGTCATCCGGAACTACGTCGACTGGCTCCTCTCCCTGCCGTGGTCGCGGCGGACGCCCACCGACATCAACCTGGACGAGGTCGCGCGCCGGCTGGACGAGGAGCACTTCGGCCTCGAGAAGGTGAAGGAGCGGATCCTCGAGTACCTCGCGGTCCTCAAGCTGAAGAACGACATGAAGGGCCCGATCCTGTGCTTCGCCGGCCCCCCGGGAACCGGCAAGACCTCGCTCGGCGACTCGATCGCGCGCGCGCTGGGACGCGTCTTCGTGCGCATGAGCGTGGGGGGCGTCCGCGACGAGGCGGAGATCCGGGGCCACCGGCGGACCTACATCGGCTCCCGCCCGGGGAAGATCATCCGTAGCCTCCGCGACTCGAACTCGAGCAATCCCGTCTTCATGATCGACGAGATCGACAAGCTGGGTCACGACGCGCAGGGCGATCCCGCCGCCGCGCTCCTCGAGGTGCTCGATCCGGAGCAGAACGCCCACTTCGTGGATAACTACATCGAGATCCCGTTCGGTCTCTCGGAGACGCTGTTCATCACGACGGCGAACGTGCTCGACTACATTCCGCCGGCGCTCCTCGATCGGCTCGAAGTGATCCAGATCTCAGGCTATATGGACGAGGAGAAGCTCGAGATCGCCCGGCGTCACCTGATCCCGCGCGAGGCCAAGGAGCACGGGCTGGCCGCGACCGACATCTCGTTCGACGACGCCGCGCTCACGAAAATCATCCGCGAGTACACGCGCGAGGCGGGCGTGCGCCAGCTGGAGCGCGCGATCGATAATTTCTGCCGCAAGGCCGCCCGTCAGCGGACCACCGGCTTCACCGGGAACTGGTCGTTCGTCGAAGCGGACGTCGAGAAGGTCCTGGGACCGCCCTACGTGCTCCCCGACCGGCCGGAGGGACAGGCCGAGATCGGCGTCGCGACGGGGCTCGCCTGGACCGCGACCGGGGGCGATCTCCTCCTGATCGAGGCGCTGAAGATGCGCGGCGCCGGGCGCGTGATCGTGACGGGCCAGCTCGGGGACGTCATGAAGGAGTCGGTTCAGGCCGCGCACAGCTACGTGCGCGCGCGGGCCGAGATGCTCGGGATCGATCCGAAGCAGTTCGACGATTACGACATGCACATCCATTTCCCCGAGGGTGCGGTCCCGAAGGACGGCCCTTCGGCCGGCATCACGATCGTCATGGCGATCGCCTCCGCGCTCGCGGAGGCTCCCATCCGGAACGACGTCGCGATGACCGGGGAAGTGACCCTGCGCGGGAAGGTCATCGCGGTCGGGGGCCTCAAAGAGAAAGTGATGGCGGCCTACCGGGCCGGAATCAAGACGGTGATCTTCCCGGCCGACAATCAAAAGGACCTGGTCGAGGTGCCGGAGCCGATCCGGGCGAAGATGACGTTCCTCCCGGTCGCCTTCGTGGACGAGGTCTTTCAGCACGCCTTCGCGGGGGTGGCCGAGCGGATCGCGGAGCTGGAAGCGCGCGCCGCGAAGCGGCGGGCGAGGATCGCCGCCAGGCGAAGGGCGAAGCGGGAGAAGACGGCGAGGCGAGGGAAGGCGGTGACGCGGCGAAAGCCGGCCGCTCGTGCGGCGCATCCGCGCCGCCTCGGCCGCCGGCCCCGCGCGCGCCGGGCCGCCCGCCCGCGATAG
- a CDS encoding histidine phosphatase family protein translates to MATLTAGRDIVLVRHGETDWNREKRIQGSLGASINDAGKEQAKGLARLLWEVPLQAVYSSTLPRAIETASYVAGPHSLGVITDPRLNEIHHGEWEGIAEADLPDPDRYRRWREDPSSCALPGAEPLQAVHDRAVAAMKDIVGRHIEGEGLVAVVSHQIVLALLKCYILDRPWSQVRRHALSVASYEILTVGEGFTPRP, encoded by the coding sequence ATGGCGACCTTGACCGCGGGGCGGGACATCGTGCTCGTACGCCACGGCGAGACCGACTGGAATCGGGAGAAGCGGATCCAGGGGAGCCTCGGGGCCTCGATCAACGACGCTGGGAAGGAACAGGCGAAGGGACTCGCGCGGCTTCTCTGGGAGGTGCCCCTTCAGGCCGTCTATTCGAGCACGCTGCCGCGGGCGATCGAGACGGCGTCGTACGTGGCGGGACCTCATTCGCTGGGGGTCATCACCGACCCGCGGCTCAACGAGATCCATCACGGAGAGTGGGAGGGCATCGCCGAGGCCGATCTCCCCGATCCGGATCGCTACCGGCGCTGGCGCGAGGACCCAAGCTCGTGCGCGCTCCCGGGGGCGGAGCCTCTCCAGGCCGTCCACGACCGGGCCGTCGCCGCGATGAAGGACATCGTCGGCCGCCACATCGAAGGCGAGGGACTGGTCGCCGTCGTCTCGCACCAGATCGTGCTCGCCCTTCTCAAGTGCTACATTCTCGATCGGCCGTGGAGCCAGGTACGGCGCCACGCGCTGAGCGTCGCTTCCTACGAAATACTGACGGTGGGCGAGGGATTCACGCCTCGGCCGTAG
- the asd gene encoding aspartate-semialdehyde dehydrogenase codes for MVSRKRAAATTSSRHAPPGKSSRRVPVAVMGATGTVGQRFVQLLNGHPWFEVVEVMASDQSAGRPYAEAVGSRWKLSTAIPDAVASLRVKGPKAPLKAHLLFSALDASVAGELEEHYARAGHLVSSNARNHRMNPLVPLVIPEVNRDHMELLERQSYSNGGGLVTNPNCSAIVIAMALAPLHQSFGLEAAIATTFQATSGAGYPGVPSLDILGNVIPFVSGEEPKIETETLKILGRLGPKGVEAADFAMSALCHRVPVIDGHLVALSVKLRRRATEKEILAAWRSFRPLRKLELPSAPLDPIEARPEDDRPQPRLDADRAGGMGVTVGRLRHCPVLGWKFEALAHNTIRGAAGAAILNAEILAQGGRL; via the coding sequence ATGGTGTCAAGAAAGCGAGCCGCCGCAACGACTTCGAGCCGTCATGCACCCCCTGGAAAATCGTCCCGCCGTGTCCCGGTCGCGGTCATGGGTGCGACCGGGACCGTGGGGCAGCGCTTCGTCCAGCTCCTGAACGGGCATCCGTGGTTCGAGGTGGTCGAGGTCATGGCATCCGACCAGAGCGCGGGGCGTCCCTACGCCGAGGCGGTCGGCAGCCGGTGGAAGCTCTCGACCGCGATCCCGGACGCCGTCGCGTCGCTCCGCGTGAAGGGACCCAAGGCGCCGCTCAAGGCGCACCTCCTCTTCTCTGCGCTCGATGCCTCCGTGGCAGGGGAGCTGGAGGAGCACTACGCGCGCGCAGGGCACCTCGTCTCCTCGAACGCCCGCAATCACCGCATGAACCCGCTCGTCCCGCTCGTGATTCCCGAAGTGAACCGCGATCACATGGAGCTCCTCGAGCGGCAGTCGTACTCGAACGGCGGCGGACTTGTCACGAACCCCAACTGCTCCGCGATAGTCATCGCGATGGCGCTCGCCCCGCTCCACCAGTCGTTCGGGCTCGAAGCCGCGATCGCCACGACCTTCCAGGCGACGAGCGGCGCCGGCTACCCCGGCGTTCCCTCGCTCGACATTCTCGGAAACGTGATCCCGTTCGTCTCGGGGGAGGAGCCGAAGATCGAGACCGAGACCCTCAAGATTCTCGGACGCCTGGGCCCGAAGGGCGTCGAGGCGGCCGACTTCGCCATGAGCGCGCTCTGTCACCGCGTGCCGGTAATCGACGGGCACCTGGTGGCGCTGAGCGTGAAGCTCCGCCGCCGCGCCACCGAGAAGGAGATCCTCGCGGCGTGGCGATCGTTCCGGCCGCTCCGGAAGCTCGAGCTGCCGAGCGCCCCGCTCGATCCGATCGAAGCGCGCCCCGAGGACGACCGGCCCCAGCCGCGGCTGGACGCCGATCGCGCGGGTGGCATGGGCGTCACGGTGGGCCGGCTACGCCACTGCCCCGTTCTCGGCTGGAAGTTCGAGGCGCTCGCCCACAACACGATCCGCGGCGCGGCAGGAGCGGCGATCCTGAACGCCGAGATTCTGGCCCAGGGCGGCCGCCTCTAG